From Triticum urartu cultivar G1812 chromosome 2, Tu2.1, whole genome shotgun sequence, a single genomic window includes:
- the LOC125533900 gene encoding cytochrome P450 89A2-like yields MQDLLVLTLSLMLLFVAMVVRRHGHASSKAVYTRLATRLKSTFAGWLRQPAIVIRDRATAHRLLVRGCVGGSFSNRPPSMAPSAVLSHRRYHNLTSAPYGPFWRVTRRNLTSEVLHPMRLHRYAAARRDALCDLVADLKEQCTSSPDGLVLAAESIRTAMFGLLATMCFGDGVDPGLIRAMADAQHDLVQFFPELRVFAKLPAIARLIHRQRWSKLVALRRKQEEMYLPLIHARRSRQRQSGETPAYVDTLMDLRVPDDHNKRRRPRRLTDGELVGMCSEFLGAGTETVAAALQWIMANLVKRPHMQEAVRREINAAVDADAEEVGDEVLGKLDYLNAVVMEVLRLYPTATLVFRQVSEEDDIVHDGQRIPTGTNVLFPLKSLAQDKATWADPNEFKPERFLADKGGENVSLVAAAGSGGEIRMIPFGAGRRVCPGMGVAMLHMGYFTANLVREFEWREAEGELVVDLRPHFGFFTVMKHPLRAHLAVLP; encoded by the exons ATGCAAGACCTACTCGTTCTCACCTTGAGCTTGATGCTCCTCTTCGTCGCCATGGTCGTCCGGCGGCATGGGCATGCATCGAGCAAGGCGGTCTACACGCGCCTCGCCACCCGCCTCAAGTCGACTTTCGCGGGCTGGCTCCGGCAGCCAGCCATCGTCATCAGGGACCGCGCGACAGCGCACCGCCTTCTCGTCCGTGGCTGCGTCGGCGGCTCCTTCTCCAACCGCCCGCCATCCATGGCGCCAAGCGCCGTCCTCTCGCACCGCCGCTACCACAACCTAACCTCGGCGCCGTACGGCCCGTTCTGGCGCGTCACGCGCCGCAACCTCACCTCCGAGGTCCTCCACCCGATGCGCCTCCACCGCtacgccgccgcccgccgcgacGCGCTCTGCGATCTCGTCGCGGACCTCAAAGAGCAGTGCACGTCCAGCCCCGACGGCCTTGTCCTCGCGGCGGAGAGCATCCGCACCGCCATGTTCGGCCTGCTCGCGACCATGTGCTTCGGCGACGGCGTCGACCCGGGCCTCATCCGCGCGATGGCCGACGCCCAGCACGACCTCGTCCAGTTCTTCCCTGAGCTGCGCGTCTTCGCGAAGCTACCGGCGATTGCTAGGCTGATCCACCGCCAACGGTGGAGCAAGCTAGTCGCGCTGCGGCGGAAGCAGGAGGAGATGTACCTCCCGCTCATCCACGCCCGCCGCAGCCGGCAACGCCAATCTGGCGAGACGCCGGCGTATGTGGACACGCTCATGGACCTCCGGGTGCCGGACGACCACAACAAACGCAGGCGGCCGCGTAGGCTCACCGACGGCGAGCTCGTGGGCATGTGCTCCGAGTTCCTTGGTGCAGGAACTGAAACCGTGGCCGCGGCGCTGCAGTGGATCATGGCGAACCTGGTGAAGCGCCCACACATGCAGGAGGCTGTCCGTAGGGAGATCAACGCTGCCGTTGACGCGGACGCCGAGGAGGTGGGCGACGAGGTTCTTGGGAAGCTAGACTACCTCAACGCTGTCGTCATGGAGGTGCTCCGGCTGTACCCCACCGCCACCTTGGTGTTTAGGCAG GTGTCGGAAGAAGACGACATCGTTCATGATGGCCAGCGTATTCCGACGGGCACCAATGTGCTCTTCCCGCTGAAATCTCTGGCGCAAGACAAGGCGACGTGGGCCGACCCGAATGAGTTCAAGCCAGAACGGTTCCTAGCCGACAAAGGTGGGGAAAACGTCAGCCTTGTTGCGGCTGCCGGAAGCGGTGGGGAGATCAGGATGATACCGTTCGGTGCCGGCCGAAGGGTTTGCCCCGGCATGGGCGTCGCCATGCTCCACATGGGATACTTCACTGCCAACCTCGT